One genomic segment of Methanolinea mesophila includes these proteins:
- a CDS encoding SpoIIE family protein phosphatase has product MRSGKTAGNAVRISVRTKILLVFLALSVSALLVTGLLAFVQMGDVSRFAMDRSDELGSRAMNDSTAALEQDARDSLLRLAKDQAYISNIVFEQVNGEIDTMAYYAGELQTDPSMVRERHFYLQDEPPDDIYSTTVLFLAPGAEADIPLAERNAAGMMDDIFIPVYHADPHLAGVYVGTESGMSMIYPWVTGLNASFDPRMRGWFTQAKESGSVTWSEPYVDLLGHGLMVTCSKPVNDPESGWFWVIGADVTIETINQNIIGTQVGNRGYAMLIDQHGNVITRPGLSSGDMRWDESFVTENLLDSANPGLVAVTREMINGRTGIARVMFEDGERFIAYAPVESVNWSVAVVMPVEEVIAPALSTRESILAASEDTASHIGSQQEMMRTIFSAMFLVLLAVVGVLTLIFSRYLTRPLEDLKRGSEAIGRGDLEYTVEVHTGDEFEDLADSFNHMAADLREHVATLRRTTAEKERILKELEIAKGIQQSFLPDAAPVLPGIDLQGFNLPAAEVGGDFYDFIPVGEEHWGLVIADVSGKGVPAALFMALSRTLIRASAAHNPDPAESIREANRNIYLDSKTSMFVTLFYAILDPREKSLTFVNAGHNPPLLFGTGNERITLLKAKGIALGVLDEIELESVEVNLKPGDIAVLYTDGVTEAANEQDEEYGVARLEKIVELSRHLSSRGIIDAVVQDVRAFAGNRPQFDDITLMVLKIE; this is encoded by the coding sequence GACCGCCGGGAATGCAGTCCGCATATCAGTCAGGACCAAGATCCTGCTGGTCTTCCTCGCACTCTCCGTTTCTGCGCTCCTGGTCACCGGGTTACTCGCATTCGTGCAGATGGGAGACGTAAGCCGTTTCGCCATGGACCGGAGCGACGAACTCGGCTCACGGGCAATGAACGACAGCACCGCGGCCCTCGAACAGGATGCGAGGGACTCACTCCTCAGGCTCGCGAAAGACCAGGCATACATCAGCAATATCGTCTTCGAACAGGTGAACGGAGAGATCGACACCATGGCGTACTACGCAGGGGAGCTTCAGACCGACCCCTCGATGGTCAGGGAGCGACACTTCTACCTCCAGGACGAGCCCCCGGACGATATCTACAGCACGACAGTGCTCTTCCTCGCTCCGGGCGCAGAAGCGGACATCCCGTTAGCCGAACGCAATGCGGCGGGCATGATGGACGATATCTTCATCCCGGTCTATCATGCCGACCCGCATCTCGCCGGGGTGTACGTAGGAACGGAGAGCGGGATGTCCATGATCTATCCCTGGGTGACAGGACTAAACGCATCGTTCGACCCCAGGATGAGAGGGTGGTTCACGCAGGCAAAAGAATCGGGTTCGGTCACCTGGTCCGAGCCGTACGTCGACCTCCTCGGGCACGGGCTGATGGTCACCTGTTCGAAACCTGTGAACGATCCCGAATCCGGATGGTTCTGGGTGATCGGGGCCGATGTCACCATCGAGACCATCAACCAGAATATCATCGGCACCCAGGTCGGAAACAGGGGCTATGCGATGCTCATCGACCAGCACGGCAACGTGATCACCCGCCCGGGGCTTTCGTCCGGGGACATGAGGTGGGACGAGTCCTTTGTCACCGAAAACCTCCTCGATTCCGCAAATCCCGGATTGGTGGCGGTAACCCGGGAGATGATAAATGGCAGGACCGGAATTGCGAGGGTGATGTTCGAGGACGGGGAGCGGTTCATCGCCTACGCCCCGGTGGAGAGCGTCAACTGGTCGGTGGCGGTGGTGATGCCGGTAGAAGAGGTTATCGCCCCGGCACTCTCCACCAGGGAGAGCATCCTCGCTGCATCGGAAGATACCGCATCCCATATCGGCAGCCAGCAGGAGATGATGCGTACCATATTTTCCGCCATGTTCCTCGTCCTCCTCGCAGTCGTGGGGGTCCTCACCCTCATTTTCAGCCGGTATCTCACCCGCCCTCTCGAAGACCTCAAAAGAGGTTCCGAGGCGATCGGGCGGGGCGATCTCGAATATACGGTGGAAGTACATACCGGTGACGAGTTCGAGGACCTTGCCGACTCTTTCAACCACATGGCGGCGGATTTAAGGGAACACGTGGCCACCCTCCGCAGGACAACTGCGGAGAAAGAGCGTATATTAAAAGAGCTGGAGATTGCGAAGGGCATCCAGCAGAGTTTCCTGCCGGATGCCGCCCCGGTACTCCCCGGGATCGATCTGCAGGGGTTCAATCTCCCGGCCGCCGAGGTCGGGGGTGACTTCTATGACTTCATCCCTGTGGGAGAGGAGCACTGGGGATTGGTGATCGCGGATGTATCCGGAAAGGGAGTGCCTGCCGCGCTCTTCATGGCGCTCTCCAGGACGCTTATCAGGGCCAGTGCCGCCCATAATCCGGACCCTGCGGAATCGATCCGGGAGGCGAACAGGAATATCTACCTCGATTCAAAGACCAGCATGTTCGTCACGCTCTTTTACGCGATCCTCGACCCCCGCGAAAAAAGCCTCACATTCGTGAATGCGGGGCATAATCCCCCGCTCCTGTTCGGGACCGGGAATGAAAGGATAACCCTCCTCAAGGCAAAAGGAATCGCACTGGGAGTTCTCGATGAGATAGAACTCGAATCTGTCGAGGTAAATCTTAAACCAGGGGATATTGCGGTGCTCTATACCGACGGGGTGACCGAGGCCGCGAATGAACAGGACGAGGAGTACGGAGTCGCCCGGCTCGAGAAGATCGTCGAGCTATCCCGACACCTCTCATCGAGGGGGATCATCGACGCGGTCGTGCAGGATGTACGGGCTTTTGCAGGCAACCGACCGCAATTCGACGATATCACCCTGATGGTCCTGAAAATCGAATAA